The genomic region TTGATATTCGTGAGAAAACTGATGGATGAGTGACtgtattgtatgtttttatttaatgccatgtcagcatcaaaacaatgaataaaattaaaaagtcatCAGAGTGTCCTTTAGGATCCTCCTAAAATGATTATTGACAATAAGaaagattagggctgcacaatatattgtttcagcattgatatcgcattGTGATTATTGCGTTTGCATGCACAcgtcgcaagatatgcaatgttgagtctgaattacagttggccaggagctacagaattgtatttaattactgtattaatgcagaattaatataatttattttaaaagtaaaatctcACCtagatttttttcttgtttctagtccaaatatctacatttcaaagcaaaaactaaGATTATTTAactaagattattttacttgtccCGCTGactttgttttaagaaaaaatttGAAAGAAAAAGTTGAAAgaaaagttgaaaacaaaacaatatttttactttcgTAAAATATTCAGACTTTCAAATATGTCAATATTCAAACTTTCATTTAAAACTGCATCCCACATTGCAATATTTACTGCAGAAaattaaaatatcgcaatatcagatatCGTGAAGTCCTACTATAGACGTTTACCAGCAGCTTGTCCGGTCTTGGCCAGCAGTCCACCCAGCTCCAAAATACTCTGTTCTTTGACACGCACAGCCTCTTCGTCATCATCTTGGACGTCTCTTTTGACTGTGAATGGGACAGAAATAGATCATTTTATTGTGTGCAGCCTAACAAGAATATGTAGATATCCTAGAACAGTTTCACATATTGATTCAATGCACTTTATGCCacttttaactattttaaaatgaggcttaaaaaatattattaatactactcgGAAAATTACTTGTGTAACTAGCAGTTTTTAGTAAATCTGTAAATCGAAGTAAAGCACAGTGTAAAAAATTGCCCTTTTAATAATGTCTCTTTTGACAGTGAATGTGGccagaaaaaaatcattttattgtgTACAGCCTAACAAGACTAGGCTATTTAATCTATGCTGCTTAGACAGACAAGTTAATCTTTGATTAATCATGATTCAGAGCTAGGGCACTGGTAATAGCTTGGATTTAAATAAAGGTTACACGAATGCGAATTTCTCAACTTACTCAAAGTGCATTTTAGAATAGAGCAATTTTATTTAAACCATTATACACTCATATAAGTGTATAAGGCATAGGACGATAACCAGTTtaaaggtttaccacggtttggaaaagccaAGGTTTTAATACTACTAAAATGTTATACCGTTCCcaaggtatatgtaagttttttttatgtatttatatgtgttgtaaagaaatgattttgtttgtttacacagacatttaaaaaacttattttagagcaataatcacaatactgtgatactgtaAATCCATGGTATTTATTTCCAAGTTTATCATACCATCAAAAACTTAAACTAGCCCATGCCTAATACACACACTCTCGCACACAAACGCAAAAGAGCTTTCTTCAGCTGTTTTAATGCTTTAAAGACATTTGTAATGTTACAAACGCTTTCCATTCAACATAAATACAGCAACTTACATTAAAATTTTCTATATCTCAAATTATTGACACATAGTACACAACTATGTTGTTCACACGAATCAGCATAACTAAGTGATTAATAAAGCGCGATGTCACATAGGAGTAAAGATGCTGTTAAATTaatcattgaggtaaagttggttttatattcggcaCATTCCTTCATTAAACGTTTCCTATATTATTTACTATGCTAATTTGAACATaaggtctgaaatcacatgtaaataagaGTTGAAAACAATAGCAcgatttaattgactgtgaacaatgtactttgatatttattggctgctaatatgatttcactatttagaatttgcaaatcatacttttctgaaataatatttttaaggaGTAAGTCTAAATTTGCGTATATAAAACCATCTTTCTCAATAAATTGATCTTTTTATTAGAGCTTAATAGTGTaaatttattactattataagtGGTTATATTAGATGGCTTAACGGAAGCTAAACTTAAAACAACCCCAAAATATAATCAAAACTAGCGTGGCATGCCATCACATTATCCGTGACAGACGCACACATATCAAACTTCATGTCAAACAAAACTTCCTGATGCTGTGATATTATAGCAACGCCGAACGATGAAAGAAAATACCTGACACTAACCGTAATTATAAATGACCTACCAATGACGGTTAAATGACTCAGAGCTGTCACAATGTACTTTAAACCACATTTCTTTCTATTACCCAAAAGCTACTTAAATATTGTGAACGGAAAAGAGAATATGACTAGCTACCGAAGCTAATTTCAGCTGTCATGCAAACTTCAAGCAATTCCTTCAAATTATATTTCGGCAACGTCAGTCATTTGTAAACTATACACCaccaaatcacttacaaaacataaaaacttTCATATTTTCCATGTTTCTCAAACATAAACAGACCCCTACACTAAGAGAAACGCGTTCATTGAGAACTGAAACTAGCTGACTGGCTAACAGGTACCAGTTCACTGAACATTGCTTTTTCTTCTGCCAACAAATAAATTTTACATAACTACAACAGCGGACAAGGTTCAATACAGCGCAGAGGTCTGTCAGTTAAGTTAATAGATAGTAAGGGTTCAGTGTATTTCTCTAGCTAAAGGCTTTCTAACGCCTGTCACAGTGAGTCAGCAGCATGAGACCGGCTAACACATTTAGCTGCTGCTCTACAAAACCATATGATCCGTGTACTGAGAGCACAGCTCCTTCAGCTAAAATCACACAAGCGCTGCAATGGCCAGCGGGAGAGGAGACCCTTACCGATAGCGTGTAAAATGTCAATGGACGCGTTCCGATCCGTACTGAGCAGCGACTGTGCTCTCTGAAACTCTACCGCCGTAGCCGCCATCTTACCAATTCACCAATTGCCTGATTCACATAACAATCATCATTAAACACGCTACCGGATGTGGTGGCGAGGCACGCTGGGAGATTGAGTTCGCAAAAACAGAAATATGACTCATTCCAGGAGGAGTTTATTTCTtcagttttcaatatttttttcaacgttaagttgttgttttttatctaAACAGTAAGttattatctatttttttcaTACCAggcttgaatttctttctttctttctttttttttttaacaaacttgCGTTTTGGTAGTCTTTTGTGCACTGGATTGTTGATCAGAACATTCACAGCTgtgttcattttgttcatttttccacacatttctgtGTAATTTCATGTATATTACATAGTGATTAATGCATTTGCAAGACCATGTTTGGTTTAATAGAGAAaacacacactaccggtcaaatgtttggggtcagtatgatttttaaatgttttaaaataagcttctcctgctcatcaaggctgcatttatttaagcaaaaatacagtacaaattgtaaaatagtgaaatgtcattgtactataaaataactgatcaaaagcagtttatgatttaatttaaatatttattccagtcagttgccgtttctgtgtggagtttgcacaacacatttataaattgaTCAAGTATATCGTTCAACCATTAAACACTTTGAAGAACTGCAAATAATTAGCTTAATTAGGCgtgtggataataataataagtcctttactgttttttttttctgctagtgTATAATCAGTTTACATGCATGGGCACGCCACTGTAAATATTCAGTTATGTAACAAATATCTACAAAAATAAATGCACTGTGTAAATACAAATGATGTGTGAATTACAGTATTGCATTGTCCAAGTAAAATTGTAGGCctattacaaaataattattaaaatattaaatgttacaCAAGAGCATTCAGCAGACAAAACGGACATTCTTGTGTAGTAAGtcagagtaaaaaaaatgaaatatagaaaaaaaactaaatatgtataaaaatgtaaaaaatgtgtatAAGGTCCTCAGatgcaattataaaaaaaaacatataattatGACCAAATGCTAAAAACCCCACTTTATTTAGGGGGAATCTGCCAATATACTGACACAAGAACTAGGTTTTgaagaataaattaaatgtatcttGTAAGTTAGGACATTTTGCGGACATGCAATACACAATTTGTGTTTCCATTTAGAATCCTTAAATCTATGCTACCTTTCCATTCTAAAAAATTATAGATAATTTTAATGCTCTtcatgttagggctgcacgatattggacaaatctgacattgcgatatttaaattttttcgtgattaatattgtgatatgaataaagTTTCACCAGATGAGTTGAATTTTCACCTTTTCTATGGAGTCTAACTaatatttaggtacagaaatggGAGTAATCACATTGCAAATTACGCAGGGttgccttgtttctagtcaaaatattgaagaagaaaaaaaagattttttttttcactttcagaaagtcaaaattatgactaATTTATTAGTGAGATTTTCCTTGAAACAAGctgaataatctgccagtgggataAGCAACATAATCTTGTTTTAGGTTTAAAATGCAGAAATTTGTACATGAAACgatacaaaatgttttttaatgaaaaacatgttttgtaaatgtaaattaacatCATCTTAATTGTTTAAATAACTAAATGGTAATAATCTTTGTTACATTCTGTTAAGGCTACTTTGAAAAATCTGACAAAGCCAACTGagctataaaaacaataataatgatataaagaAAAGTTTGCATTTGACAGTGCGTTTATTTGCCTCTTCTTATCATAACCATTACCTAATGAGAGAGTggagggatgaatggatgatttgaTAAACAAACACATAGATATGACACATATAATGGCAAATGTAAAgaacatttaaataatctaatCATTCTAGATCATTTTGAGGAATTAAAGAGGTTTCAAAgatgttaaatgttttttgatGAAACTATAAATGACAACAATGAACCTTTGTGATATTCATTTGATCTGCTGCTTAATTAATAATTTGAGGGCGTAAAAAATATATTGACATAAAAGGGTGCTCTGATTTGAGTCCCTTAAAGAAAGCTATTGCCTTTTATACTATTAAAAAGTCTAATGAATTGATAAGCATGAGAGATCGAGAATGTGTGGGTGGGTGTCAAAAGGGGGATGGGGTCGCCCATTCATGTCACTGCGTCACAGAAAACACTTCAGTGCACATCAGGATTTTAATTAATCCGTCTCAAGTGTTGTGTGTGACACTTTCCACACCCTCTGGATCTTGATTAAAGATCATAATCTGCCATCGGCCGGCTTGTTATAAAGAAAGGGCGTCTGAAGTTAAACGTCATATTGTGATCAAGATCGCAGATGCTGTGGAGAGCCATTTAAGCGCGCACATGACCGACACATGGACGGATAACCAGAGGAAGCTCAGCCGCTGCTTGTTCCCACCCATCTGAGCTTCAGCATCACCATGAGCGAgcatccctctctctctttccctctctcgaAAAATAGCGGTCAATGAAAGCAATTCATCGACTTTACTTAAGGATTAGTCTGGCACGGACCTTTCAAGCCTAGTGTGTCATTCACCCGCCTGCGCAGTTCAACGGGAACATCAGAGACGGGCAGATGTGAATCAGACCCGAGATTTATTGTGATGAAACAACAGAATTGCCATGTATCGTGGGTTTTGTGTGGGAAGACGTGGCGTGCATCTGGGAGAATCCTGAACGCCCCGCATTCTCGGTTTACGTAGAAGCATTATTTCATCGCTGACGTCCCATTTTCAGCACCCTGGACAACGACGAGCACGTTTCTCTGTGCTACACCCTGAGAAAAACGGGATAATCGACAGACATTTATACATTTCCCAATTCTTCTTGTTCTGTATCTACGTTTATCGCCAGGAGGAAGACACGTTGATTAGTAAGTGACTAACATTTATGTGTATTAgctatgctgttttttttaatcaaatgatcTTTTCTATGTGTGCTTTGTGTTCGTTTTTAAACAGTTTACAAAAATCTAAACCTCAGTTGAGGCCACTGTCTACACGAGCCGTCAGTGAAAAGATGCTGTCTTGATTTACGACAGCTTATTTTGTCTGACGCGTGATGCTCTCGTTTCCTCGTGTTGACCCACTAAATAAATCGAATAGCTCTTTAAATTATGTTTCATAATCGAGTTAAAGCTTACATGTAGCGATATTCAGGCCAGCAAACCATTTCTAACTCGCACTGGGAGGGATTTTTCTCACAAATGGATATGAATGTGTTTACATTCTCGCCTTCCATTTTGAAGCTAAGATGGATGCTTTCGCATATTCTGCCGGATCTGGTGAATCACATACCAGCGGTTCAGTTCGATAAAACAGGCAGATCTACATCTGTATTTGTGACAAAATTAGGTTTTCCAGAGGAATTGTTAACTATAGAAATGAACATATTATGTGCACGTGTGGGTTTGTTCAGTTAAAATGGTGATGGTGCTTCAGTCAAAATCATTGTTAATTACAttaagactatatatatatattatcactaaacatttatatttattcatcttttggCAGATTTTGTATTGAAAGACCCTGCAATAATCAAGGCAACATGGGAACTGTACTCTCAGTCTCCCCAAGCTACCGAAAGGCAGGCCTGTTTGATGAAATACCACCCCCTCTGGCACATTATACAGCTGTGCAGAACAGTAAAAATGCCAAGGACAAGAGCCTGAAACGCCAGTCGCTCATCAATGTTCTCCCATGGAAGCGCATTGTGGCGGCTTCGGCCAAGAGAAAAGGCTCTAAGAAGCTGCCCTCGGGTGACAGTCAAGATGAAGAGGGCCTGGGCACTGTCAACAGTCAAAACCTGAAGAAGTCCCAGTCTTGTGCCAATCTGTCGGGCTTCATCCAGGAGCCGGCCGTAAGCTCCATTCCTACATCAAAAACAACCACCAATGTGACCTCCACCGCAAAGAGGACCCCCATCACTGAATTGGTGGCTCAAGCAACCAATGCTGGCACACCCAAAAGAGTTATCGTGCAGGCTTCCACCTGCGAGCTACTTAGAAATCTGGGCGACTTCTTGTCGCGACGCTGCTACCGGCTGAAGCGATTCTCACCTGCTGAGCCTATTGTCTGGCTTCGTCACGTGGATCGATCTCTTCTGCTGCAGggctggcaggaccagggcttcATCACCCCGGCGAATTTGGTCTTCCTCTATATGCTGTGCCGTGAGGTCATTTCACCAGAGGTGTCCAGTGAGCGTGAGCTGCAGGCCGAGGTGCTCACTTGCCTCTACCTATCCTACTCGTACATGGGAAACGAGATTTCCTACCCGCTCAAGCCCTTCCTGGTGGAGACAAACAAGGACATATTCTGGAACCGCAGCCTGGACATCATCAACCGCATGAGTAGCAAAATGCTCCAGCTTAATTCTGACCCTCACTACTTCACACAGGTTTTCGCCGAcctgaaaaatgaaaaagaaataacaaTAAGCCAGCTGTGTATTGGCTTGGATCGATAAAAAGGCCGCTTGTGCATAGACAAAATAACTGTGCATTCAAAAAGGAAACAATAAACTTTAGCATCATTATTAGTATGAACAAGTTTCAGAGCATAGATTTGAAGCTTATCTGTAGCAATGATTGCAACTGGATTGGCCATTTGAACCTTAAGATGCAGGACAGCACCTTGTCAGCCAACAAGGTATTTTTTGACTAGTTGTGCTATGTTTTCGAGGTCACCTGCGGGATATACTGACCAACCATGCAGCATATTGACTTTTTCAAGTGATTCCATCCATACACAAACACGAGCAGCAGTCTCATAATAAAACATGCTTCTTGGCTCACAATAAAGACTGAACCGGAGATTGTGCTGCAGAGATTGTGAGCATATAGCTTGCCATGCTCATGATAGACTGagtaatttgaaaaggagagccAAGTTAGCAACACCTAAAATCGATAAAAGCCAAAGACTCAAGTTTGACCTTCTGCAATTACTACAAATCCTACACAGTGAGTTATTGATGAAACATAAGGACCATGAACTGCTGCTCTTGCATGGCGTCACGTTATTGACATGTTTATCATATCGTAGTGGCCTTCAAGAAGGTCTCAGTCTTAAACTGCTGCAGGTTGGAGGTGGTCAGTCCCGATGTACACCACTTGTTGTTAATGATGTTCTGTATCAAGCTAAAACGATTTACAACAATTTGTGATGAAGAACCGACCACACGTTTCCAGCCGAACAGAATTGTTCAGCTGTTTTCCATGTTGCGCTATCTATTGTCATCATGATAAGAACTGAAATCTTCAAAGGGGAACAAACTAATCGAGAGGTtggtattttatgtattttcaaCAGCAAGTACTGTACGTTCTTATACGGGTGTTATTGCATGCTTCTTCGACCGACCACACTTTTAAAAAgatctttgtttattattttggtcACAATTTTTTTGTATGATGTTCTTTTGGACAGTGGTCCAAAAATAATGTGCCATAAAAGTGATCAAAGTCAGCCAATAGTACAGCAAGCTTTTGTAGCCTTCacactggaaaggaatattttctGAAGGCGCAAACAAAAATTGTGGAAAGACTTGAGCGGGAGGCATAAAATGTCAtagatattttgtaaaaaatacttATATTATTAGAAAACTGTCAATTATTTCAGTCCATTAAAAGCCCAGAATACtattttcataattattcatATGTATCAGACACAAGagatacaaaaaaagcaaaatagtGGAAAGGGTTATGTGCAAAATGAACCATAAATAAAGATgggttattttactgttttaagtAGTATGCTTAAATGAAGCACTTAAAAATCCAACATGTGGATTTTGGCCAACAAGCTTTATTGGCTTTGATTTAATAGAAAACTAGTGTTAACAGTGAACAAGTTACTGACAAGATGTTTTGAAGTGATACAATCAGctagggttgggtcaatagacgatgccatcatccgtCGCCTATGGCCGacagacatcacgatgctgagctggcattgCGATCCTCCGCCTCGCCCTCGTCGCAAACcagctcgcgaaaaatacacacttaagcCCCATTTAAACTAATACGGCttagttttaaaatagcattttagaatgaaaacgactggcatttctgaacagctctccttTTACAGTATACCGctaaaaatgcacatcacatgaccacacacacaaagacacacaaacacactgtcatgcgctcgtctgagctccaggcagtcagcaggtgctttgagcacaaaaccccagagagcagtgcacgttggacagtttatcaaggatgtacagcTGGATCACGTCTTACTGTAGTtgataaacatgatatttaatttatcttgtctTCGGTTATTTGAATCAGGGGTGGACTGTGACAGCATTTTCACCTGGGAAAAAGTTACTGTTATTCAGGCCATATCTTACGCGATCGATAAGTGAAGATCGTCAGGCCACCAGGAAATGTCCTGGtactccctatggccagtccaccCCTGATTTGAATCTATCGGGTAAcatgtcacagtgtcagtacactgcttcaatcttccCCATTCACaattgtacttagtcattttagtgaaaacctcaggtACGGTtagttggttcctgttggttgtgcacattttttaccaaccaagtttgtcgacgccattataccGACACAgctcactctgcctattcatgccagagtcccacagaaaaagtgattgacaggtggtaatttgtgtgtaacttatctttatttatttacgatttggttatgggtaaaataaagaccttgcgggtcaggtagttgaaacgttaggctacaaataattaattcattataatttatttaattgttcataaataattcattctttgCCGCCTATGACAACGATGCCATCATCAATCgtaatgtttcacattagacattgtacaatgccaaattggtcgacatcacccaaccctataATCATCAATCATCTTGAAAATGAGGTCCCTCCTGTGAATGAGAGAAACATTTTCATCAGATTTTCTCATAGCATCTTCAGTCACTATTTAAGCTTCAGTGTGTGACTTAAGGACAAGCtcatttttttgttaaag from Danio aesculapii chromosome 3, fDanAes4.1, whole genome shotgun sequence harbors:
- the cdk5r1a gene encoding cyclin-dependent kinase 5 activator 1a, giving the protein MGTVLSVSPSYRKAGLFDEIPPPLAHYTAVQNSKNAKDKSLKRQSLINVLPWKRIVAASAKRKGSKKLPSGDSQDEEGLGTVNSQNLKKSQSCANLSGFIQEPAVSSIPTSKTTTNVTSTAKRTPITELVAQATNAGTPKRVIVQASTCELLRNLGDFLSRRCYRLKRFSPAEPIVWLRHVDRSLLLQGWQDQGFITPANLVFLYMLCREVISPEVSSERELQAEVLTCLYLSYSYMGNEISYPLKPFLVETNKDIFWNRSLDIINRMSSKMLQLNSDPHYFTQVFADLKNEKEITISQLCIGLDR